In one Streptomyces marincola genomic region, the following are encoded:
- a CDS encoding cupin domain-containing protein, producing the protein MTDLTQLADRHLSLAREADHGRSAHLFLHDGPLRQSVIALVAGAELEEHNAPPAASLLVLRGRVRLSSAAGDTDLGASEVMAVPQARHGVTAVEDAVVVLTSVTAHQEPVVVHDTRRTPGAA; encoded by the coding sequence ATGACTGACCTCACCCAGCTCGCGGACCGGCATCTCTCCCTGGCGCGCGAGGCCGACCACGGCCGCAGCGCGCATCTCTTCCTGCACGACGGCCCGTTGCGGCAGAGCGTGATCGCCCTGGTGGCCGGCGCCGAGCTTGAGGAGCACAACGCGCCCCCCGCGGCCAGCCTGCTCGTGCTGCGCGGGCGGGTGCGGCTGAGCAGCGCGGCGGGCGACACGGACCTGGGCGCGAGCGAGGTGATGGCCGTCCCGCAGGCGCGGCACGGCGTCACCGCGGTCGAGGACGCGGTGGTGGTGCTGACCTCCGTCACCGCCCACCAGGAGCCCGTCGTCGTGCACGACACGCGCCGCACGCCCGGCGCGGCGTAG
- a CDS encoding AraC family transcriptional regulator, which translates to MDALTSLLDGPRARGAFLLRAVLAPPWAVRVRDEAPLTLLAPTRGTAWIDAGERGPVRLAVGDVAVVRGPEPYVVADDPATEPGADVLPGGCSVAPDGTDLCDALDAGVRTWGLGAGEGRTDATSLLIGSYQLPREVGSRLLRALPRVLVLRDGELDAPLLPLLGAEVGRDLPGQDLVLDRLLDLLLVSVLRAWFARSGAAKGWYRAHGDPVVGPVLRLLHEHPAHPWTVPALAARAGVSRAALARRFAALVGEPPMAYLTARRLDLAAELLGEPDLTVDAVARRVGYGSGFALSTAFKRERGVSPAAYRAERAGGRRREAARSPGAQAGRR; encoded by the coding sequence ATGGACGCGCTGACCAGTCTCCTCGACGGGCCGAGGGCGCGCGGGGCGTTCCTGCTGCGGGCGGTCCTCGCCCCGCCGTGGGCCGTGCGGGTGAGGGACGAGGCGCCGCTGACGCTGCTCGCGCCGACGCGCGGCACCGCGTGGATCGACGCCGGGGAGCGGGGGCCGGTGCGCCTGGCGGTCGGCGACGTCGCCGTGGTGCGCGGCCCCGAGCCCTACGTCGTGGCGGACGACCCGGCCACCGAGCCGGGGGCGGACGTCCTGCCAGGCGGGTGCAGCGTCGCGCCGGACGGAACGGACCTGTGCGACGCGCTCGACGCCGGCGTCCGCACCTGGGGCCTCGGCGCGGGGGAGGGCAGGACCGACGCCACGTCGCTGCTCATCGGTTCCTACCAGCTGCCCCGCGAGGTCGGCTCCCGGCTGCTGCGGGCCCTGCCGCGCGTGCTCGTGCTGCGGGACGGCGAACTCGACGCGCCGCTGCTGCCGTTGCTCGGCGCCGAGGTCGGGCGTGACCTGCCGGGTCAGGACCTCGTGCTCGACCGGCTGCTCGACTTGCTGCTGGTCTCGGTGCTGCGCGCCTGGTTCGCCCGGTCCGGGGCGGCCAAGGGCTGGTACCGGGCGCACGGCGACCCCGTGGTCGGCCCGGTGCTGCGGCTGCTCCACGAGCACCCCGCGCACCCGTGGACCGTGCCCGCGCTCGCCGCGCGCGCCGGGGTGTCGCGGGCCGCGCTGGCCCGGCGCTTCGCCGCGCTGGTCGGCGAGCCCCCGATGGCCTACCTGACCGCCCGCAGGCTCGACCTGGCCGCCGAGCTGCTGGGCGAGCCGGACCTCACGGTGGACGCGGTGGCGCGCCGGGTCGGCTACGGCAGCGGGTTCGCGCTGAGCACGGCGTTCAAGCGGGAACGGGGCGTCAGCCCCGCCGCGTACCGCGCGGAGCGGGCGGGCGGGCGGCGCAGGGAAGCGGCTCGCTCCCCGGGCGCGCAGGCCGGTAGACGGTGA
- a CDS encoding TetR/AcrR family transcriptional regulator — protein sequence MTDPLDTTSDRRPGGRTARIRAQVLDAVRAELAEGGHEGLTMEGVATRAGVHRATVYRRWRDVGGLLADVIDAAGEIDWQPPNTGSLHADLTALNQEIQESLVVQPSFAVALMAASFHSEQAARAQTRLWTDRYAQCEILVERAIERGELPAQHTDARSLLIAATAPLYHQLVLLRADPDPQLPKRAAEAAVLAAAAGAFSARREESV from the coding sequence ATGACAGACCCACTGGACACGACATCGGACCGCCGTCCGGGCGGTCGCACCGCCCGCATCCGCGCCCAGGTTCTCGATGCGGTGCGCGCCGAACTCGCTGAAGGCGGTCACGAAGGACTCACGATGGAGGGTGTCGCGACGCGCGCCGGAGTGCACCGCGCCACGGTCTACCGGCGGTGGCGCGATGTCGGCGGCCTGCTCGCCGACGTCATCGACGCCGCCGGCGAAATCGACTGGCAGCCGCCGAACACCGGTTCTCTGCACGCCGATCTGACGGCCCTCAACCAGGAGATCCAGGAGTCCCTGGTCGTACAGCCGTCGTTCGCCGTCGCCCTGATGGCCGCCTCGTTCCACTCCGAACAGGCCGCGCGGGCCCAGACGCGACTGTGGACGGACCGGTACGCCCAGTGCGAGATCCTCGTCGAGCGCGCCATCGAGCGCGGTGAACTCCCCGCACAGCACACGGACGCGCGGAGCCTGCTGATCGCCGCCACGGCGCCGCTCTACCACCAGCTGGTGCTCCTGCGTGCCGATCCGGACCCGCAACTCCCGAAACGGGCCGCCGAGGCGGCAGTCCTGGCGGCTGCCGCGGGTGCCTTCTCCGCCCGTCGGGAAGAGAGCGTGTGA
- a CDS encoding sirohydrochlorin chelatase, whose protein sequence is MRTARPQPALVAVAHGSPDPGAERAVQALLRLVRALRPGTRVEVGHLETDRPLLADTLAGLRGEAVLVPLLFGRGYHVKRDIPRVLAGAGHLNVATAGSLGPHPLLAEALHSRLAEAGHRRGGAVVLAAAGSRDPESAAGTEYTAAMLSARLGGAPVLPAYASAASPTVPEAVAALREAGHREIAVASCFVAPGLFATRCAEAAPGVVAAPLGAHPALARLLLHRYDQARAALTRPRPARTVLAATG, encoded by the coding sequence ATGAGAACAGCCCGCCCGCAGCCCGCCCTGGTCGCCGTCGCACACGGTTCGCCCGACCCCGGGGCGGAGCGGGCCGTCCAGGCCCTGCTGCGACTGGTGCGCGCGCTGCGGCCCGGCACGCGCGTGGAGGTGGGGCACCTGGAGACCGACCGGCCGCTGCTCGCCGACACGCTCGCCGGGCTGCGGGGCGAGGCGGTGCTCGTGCCGCTGCTGTTCGGCCGCGGGTACCACGTCAAGCGCGACATCCCGCGCGTCCTCGCGGGCGCCGGGCACCTGAACGTCGCCACCGCGGGGTCGCTGGGGCCGCACCCGCTGCTCGCCGAGGCCCTGCACAGCCGGCTGGCCGAGGCGGGCCACCGGCGCGGCGGCGCCGTGGTCCTGGCCGCGGCCGGCTCCCGCGACCCGGAGTCGGCGGCCGGCACCGAGTACACCGCCGCGATGCTCTCCGCGCGCCTGGGCGGGGCCCCGGTGCTGCCCGCCTACGCGTCGGCCGCATCCCCGACGGTGCCCGAGGCCGTCGCGGCCCTGCGGGAGGCGGGGCACCGCGAGATCGCCGTCGCCTCGTGCTTCGTCGCGCCCGGCCTGTTCGCCACGCGCTGCGCCGAGGCGGCGCCCGGCGTCGTCGCCGCGCCGCTCGGCGCGCACCCGGCGCTCGCCCGCCTGCTGCTGCACCGCTACGACCAGGCCAGGGCGGCGCTCACCCGCCCGCGCCCGGCGCGTACCGTGCTCGCCGCCACCGGCTGA
- a CDS encoding macrolide family glycosyltransferase has protein sequence MSCPRAHVAMVGVPIVSHVLPSLALIRELVDRGHRVTYANDPFVSDRIEAAGAELVPCTSTLPVEDNAWPADPIAAASLFLDDAVQALPQLRAAYDHDPADLYLYDIGAYAARALAEAQGRPLVQLSPTLVGWDGYQEEVAAHLRKLPGADAYRDRFARWLADCGATTTDVDTFSGPPARALALIPRAMQPHADRVDTDTVTFVGPCFDTRADTDGWNRPATADNVLLISLGSAYTLQPAFYRQCIAAFGDLPGWHVVLQIGKHTDPEELGTLPPNVEVHSWVPQRAILEQADAFVTHAGMGGCGEGLLAGVPMIAVPQGAEQFMNADRLVELGVARRVDTADATAETLRAALHDLVTDPARVDRSEQLRAAARAEGGTPRAADLIENTLATAEGPAF, from the coding sequence ATGTCCTGTCCCCGCGCCCATGTCGCGATGGTCGGCGTCCCCATCGTCAGCCATGTCCTGCCCAGCCTCGCGCTCATCCGTGAGCTGGTGGACCGCGGGCACCGGGTCACCTACGCCAACGATCCGTTCGTGTCCGACCGGATCGAAGCGGCCGGCGCGGAGCTGGTGCCCTGCACCTCCACGTTGCCCGTCGAGGACAACGCCTGGCCTGCCGATCCCATCGCGGCGGCGAGCCTCTTCCTCGACGACGCCGTCCAGGCGCTCCCGCAACTGCGCGCTGCCTACGACCATGATCCGGCCGACCTGTACCTCTACGACATCGGCGCCTATGCCGCGCGCGCCCTCGCCGAAGCCCAGGGCCGTCCCCTCGTACAGCTGTCCCCGACACTCGTCGGCTGGGACGGCTACCAGGAGGAAGTCGCGGCGCATCTGCGGAAGCTGCCCGGCGCCGACGCGTACCGGGACAGGTTCGCACGGTGGCTCGCCGACTGCGGTGCGACCACCACGGACGTGGACACGTTCTCCGGCCCACCCGCCCGAGCCCTCGCCCTGATCCCGCGAGCGATGCAGCCGCACGCCGACCGAGTCGACACCGACACGGTGACCTTCGTCGGCCCCTGCTTCGACACCCGGGCGGATACGGACGGCTGGAACCGCCCGGCGACCGCGGACAACGTTCTGCTGATCTCGCTCGGCTCGGCGTACACGCTTCAGCCCGCGTTCTACCGCCAGTGCATCGCGGCCTTCGGCGACCTGCCCGGCTGGCACGTCGTGCTCCAGATCGGCAAGCACACCGACCCCGAAGAACTCGGCACCCTCCCGCCCAACGTCGAAGTGCACTCCTGGGTCCCGCAGCGGGCGATCCTGGAACAGGCCGACGCCTTCGTCACCCACGCCGGCATGGGCGGCTGCGGCGAAGGGCTCCTCGCCGGCGTTCCCATGATCGCCGTACCGCAAGGAGCCGAGCAGTTCATGAACGCCGACCGGCTCGTGGAACTCGGCGTCGCCCGCCGTGTGGACACCGCTGACGCCACCGCCGAGACCCTTCGCGCGGCGCTGCACGACCTGGTCACGGATCCGGCACGCGTCGACCGGTCCGAGCAGCTGCGGGCCGCCGCCCGGGCCGAGGGCGGCACCCCGCGCGCCGCCGACCTCATCGAGAACACGCTGGCCACCGCCGAGGGCCCCGCGTTCTGA
- a CDS encoding NmrA family NAD(P)-binding protein, with protein MTHTGTILITGGTGKTGRRVATRLPGARVASRGGTPPFDWHERATWEPALAGVEAAYLSYWPDISAPEAAGTLRAFAGLAAARGVRRLVLLSGRGMDSAAEAEAAVRESGTEWTILRGSWFCQNFSEDFLLDPVRAGEFTLPAAPGVVEPFIDAEDIADVAVAALTGAGHAGRTYELTTGRALTLEEAAAEIGEAAGRTVAFRAVGRDQYADDLTAQGQPPEIARLLAGLFTDVLDGRNAAVSGDVAAVLGRPPRDFSDFARRAAAAGAWAG; from the coding sequence ATGACGCACACCGGAACCATCCTGATCACCGGCGGCACCGGCAAGACCGGCCGCCGCGTCGCCACCCGCCTGCCCGGCGCGCGGGTGGCCTCGCGCGGCGGCACACCGCCCTTCGACTGGCACGAGCGCGCGACCTGGGAACCGGCCCTGGCCGGCGTGGAGGCCGCCTACCTGAGCTACTGGCCCGACATCAGCGCGCCGGAGGCGGCCGGAACGCTGCGGGCGTTCGCGGGGCTGGCCGCCGCACGCGGGGTGCGGCGGCTCGTGCTGCTGTCCGGTCGGGGCATGGACAGCGCGGCGGAGGCCGAGGCCGCGGTGCGGGAGAGCGGAACGGAGTGGACGATCCTGCGCGGCAGCTGGTTCTGCCAGAACTTCAGCGAGGACTTCCTGCTCGACCCGGTGCGCGCCGGGGAGTTCACGCTGCCGGCGGCCCCCGGCGTGGTCGAGCCGTTCATCGACGCCGAGGACATCGCGGACGTGGCCGTGGCCGCGCTGACCGGCGCCGGGCACGCGGGCCGCACCTACGAGCTGACCACGGGCCGCGCCCTGACCCTGGAGGAGGCGGCGGCCGAGATCGGCGAGGCCGCGGGCCGGACGGTCGCCTTCCGCGCCGTCGGCCGGGACCAGTACGCGGACGACCTGACCGCGCAGGGGCAGCCGCCCGAGATCGCGCGGCTGCTGGCCGGGCTGTTCACCGACGTGCTCGACGGCCGCAACGCGGCCGTGTCGGGGGACGTCGCCGCCGTGCTCGGCCGCCCGCCGCGCGACTTCTCCGACTTCGCGCGGCGGGCGGCGGCGGCCGGGGCCTGGGCCGGCTGA
- a CDS encoding molybdopterin oxidoreductase family protein has product MSSTAATDTHCPYCALQCGMALRPAPGAPGGLDVVERTAFEVNRGALCGKGRTAPHVLAAGTRLTGPLVRRERSGELEPAGWDEALDRVAAGLRGVRERYGPDAVGVFGGGGLTNEKAYTLGKFTRLVLGSSQIDYNGRFCMSSAAAAGTRAFGLDRGLPFPLADIPRTGCVILVGSNPAETMPPALRYFTELRENGGTLIVVDPRRTRTAEQADLHLAPRPGTDLALALGLLHLVVAEGRTDEEYIAARTTGWEEARAAAMAHWPELVERVTGVPVPELRAAVRMFCAPEAAMVLTARGPEQQSKGTDTVGAWINLCLATGRAGRPLSGYGCLTGQGNGQGGREHGQKADQLPGYRMLADAADREHVARVWGVDPGVLPGPGRSAYELLDALGRDTPDGVRALLLMASNPVVSAPRAAHVEERMRALDFLAVCDVVLSESAGLADVVLPVTQWAEETGTLTNLEGRVLLRRKAVEPPPGCRSDLAVLNALAARLGWEKGFPVDPEEVFEELRRASAGGRADYSGITYRRIAREDGVFWPCPEPPAGEAAAPHPGTPRLFLDRFATPDGRARFAPVAHRPAAEEPSAEYPVLLTTGRVLAQYQSGAQTRGVDELNAAAPGPFVQVHPRLAERIGAAEGDRLAVVSRRGRAVAPARISRDIRPDTVFMPFHWPGEGRVNTVTNPALDPTSRMPEFKVCAVRVELAGEAAPDGAGPR; this is encoded by the coding sequence ATGAGCAGCACTGCCGCGACGGACACCCACTGCCCCTACTGCGCGTTGCAGTGCGGGATGGCCCTGCGCCCAGCGCCGGGCGCGCCCGGCGGCCTCGACGTGGTGGAGCGGACCGCGTTCGAGGTGAACCGCGGCGCCCTGTGCGGCAAGGGCCGCACCGCTCCCCACGTGCTGGCCGCGGGCACGCGGCTGACCGGGCCGCTGGTGCGCCGCGAGCGCTCGGGCGAACTGGAGCCCGCGGGCTGGGACGAGGCGCTCGACCGGGTGGCGGCCGGGCTGAGGGGGGTCAGGGAGCGGTACGGGCCCGACGCGGTCGGCGTGTTCGGCGGTGGCGGGCTGACCAACGAGAAGGCGTACACGCTGGGCAAGTTCACCCGGCTGGTGCTCGGCAGCTCGCAGATCGACTACAACGGCAGGTTCTGCATGTCGTCGGCCGCGGCGGCCGGCACCCGCGCGTTCGGGCTCGACCGCGGCCTGCCGTTCCCGCTCGCCGACATCCCGCGCACCGGCTGCGTGATCCTGGTCGGCTCCAACCCCGCCGAGACGATGCCGCCCGCGCTGCGCTACTTCACGGAGCTGCGGGAGAACGGCGGCACCCTCATCGTCGTCGACCCGCGCCGCACCAGGACCGCCGAGCAGGCCGACCTGCACCTCGCGCCGCGCCCCGGCACCGACCTGGCGCTCGCGCTCGGCCTGCTGCACCTGGTGGTCGCCGAGGGCCGCACCGACGAGGAGTACATCGCCGCCCGCACCACGGGCTGGGAGGAGGCGCGGGCCGCCGCCATGGCGCACTGGCCCGAGCTGGTCGAACGCGTCACGGGCGTGCCGGTGCCCGAGCTGCGGGCGGCGGTGCGGATGTTCTGCGCGCCCGAGGCCGCGATGGTGCTGACCGCGCGCGGGCCCGAGCAGCAGTCCAAGGGCACGGACACGGTCGGCGCGTGGATCAACCTGTGCCTCGCCACCGGCCGCGCGGGGCGCCCGCTGTCCGGCTACGGCTGCCTGACCGGGCAGGGCAACGGGCAGGGCGGCAGGGAGCACGGCCAGAAGGCCGACCAGCTGCCCGGCTACCGCATGCTGGCCGACGCGGCCGACCGGGAGCACGTCGCCCGCGTGTGGGGCGTCGACCCCGGCGTGCTGCCTGGCCCTGGGCGCAGCGCCTACGAACTGCTCGACGCGCTGGGCCGCGACACGCCCGACGGGGTGCGGGCGCTGCTGCTGATGGCCTCCAACCCGGTGGTGTCGGCGCCGCGCGCCGCGCACGTCGAGGAGCGCATGCGGGCGCTTGACTTCCTCGCCGTGTGCGACGTGGTGCTCTCGGAGTCGGCCGGGCTCGCGGACGTCGTCCTGCCGGTGACGCAGTGGGCCGAGGAGACCGGCACCCTGACGAATCTGGAGGGCCGCGTCCTGCTGCGCCGCAAGGCGGTGGAGCCGCCGCCCGGCTGCCGCAGCGACCTGGCGGTGCTGAACGCGCTGGCCGCGCGGCTCGGTTGGGAGAAGGGCTTCCCCGTGGACCCCGAGGAGGTGTTCGAGGAGCTGCGGCGCGCCTCGGCGGGCGGCAGGGCCGACTACTCGGGCATCACCTACCGGCGGATCGCGCGGGAGGACGGGGTGTTCTGGCCCTGCCCCGAGCCGCCGGCCGGCGAGGCCGCCGCGCCGCACCCGGGCACGCCGCGGCTGTTCCTCGACCGGTTCGCCACGCCCGACGGGCGGGCCAGGTTCGCGCCGGTCGCGCACCGGCCGGCCGCGGAGGAGCCCAGCGCCGAGTACCCGGTGCTGCTGACCACGGGCCGGGTGCTCGCGCAGTACCAGTCGGGCGCGCAGACCCGCGGGGTCGACGAGCTGAACGCGGCGGCGCCGGGACCGTTCGTGCAGGTGCACCCGCGGCTCGCGGAGCGCATCGGGGCGGCGGAGGGCGACCGGCTCGCGGTCGTCTCGCGGCGCGGCCGGGCGGTCGCGCCCGCCCGCATCAGCCGGGACATCAGGCCGGACACGGTGTTCATGCCGTTCCACTGGCCGGGCGAGGGCCGCGTCAACACGGTGACCAATCCGGCGCTCGATCCGACGTCGCGCATGCCGGAGTTCAAGGTGTGCGCGGTGCGGGTCGAACTGGCCGGGGAAGCCGCGCCGGACGGGGCCGGCCCGCGCTGA
- a CDS encoding deoxyguanosinetriphosphate triphosphohydrolase: MHAVREPAAVYDAHAAERWDPEPDKRPGRTAFQRDRARVQHSAALRRLAGKTQVVAPEVPAAEAAPRTRLTHSLECAQVGRDLGAAFGCDPDVVEAACLAHDLGHPPFGHNGERVLALVAAPCGGFEANAQSLRLLTRLEPKRFAGTDGRPVGLNLTRATLDAATKYPWPRGAHPADPASPKFGAYADDLPVFSWLRERAPEGGRCFEAQVMDWADDVAYSVHDLEDGLHAGHLAPAALRSGPEREEVCAVAARRYAPPGTEQDALAAALDRLTSQAWWPHAYDGGALAQARLKNATSQLIGRFCLAVERATRERHGPGPLGRYAADVVVPEATRLECDVLKAVAEVHVMRRPEQQRLREAQRALLTELAEALIARAPEGLDAQYLALFEAAGSDAERLRVIVDQLAALTDASARALHARLATG; this comes from the coding sequence ATGCACGCCGTTCGAGAGCCCGCCGCCGTGTACGACGCGCACGCGGCCGAACGCTGGGACCCGGAGCCCGACAAGCGCCCGGGCCGCACCGCGTTCCAGCGCGACCGCGCGCGGGTCCAGCACTCCGCGGCGCTGCGCCGCCTGGCGGGCAAGACCCAGGTCGTCGCGCCCGAGGTGCCCGCCGCCGAGGCGGCCCCCCGCACGCGCCTGACCCACTCCCTCGAATGCGCGCAGGTCGGCCGCGACCTCGGGGCGGCGTTCGGCTGCGACCCCGACGTCGTCGAGGCCGCGTGCCTCGCGCACGACCTCGGCCACCCGCCGTTCGGCCACAACGGCGAACGCGTCCTCGCCCTGGTGGCGGCCCCCTGCGGCGGGTTCGAGGCGAACGCGCAGTCGCTGCGGCTGCTGACCCGCCTTGAGCCCAAGCGCTTCGCGGGCACCGACGGCAGGCCCGTCGGCCTCAACCTGACGCGCGCCACCCTCGACGCGGCCACCAAGTACCCGTGGCCGCGCGGCGCGCACCCCGCGGACCCCGCGTCGCCGAAGTTCGGCGCGTACGCCGACGACCTGCCGGTGTTCTCGTGGCTGCGCGAGCGCGCGCCCGAGGGCGGCCGGTGCTTCGAGGCCCAGGTCATGGACTGGGCCGACGACGTCGCCTACTCCGTGCACGACCTGGAGGACGGCCTGCACGCCGGCCACCTCGCGCCCGCGGCGCTGCGCTCCGGACCCGAGCGCGAGGAGGTCTGCGCGGTCGCGGCCCGCCGCTACGCCCCGCCGGGTACCGAGCAGGACGCGCTCGCCGCCGCCCTGGACCGGCTGACCTCGCAGGCGTGGTGGCCGCACGCCTACGACGGCGGCGCGCTCGCGCAGGCGCGCCTGAAGAACGCCACCAGCCAGCTCATCGGCCGCTTCTGCCTCGCCGTGGAACGCGCCACGCGCGAGCGCCACGGCCCCGGCCCGCTGGGCCGGTACGCGGCCGACGTCGTCGTTCCCGAGGCCACGCGCCTTGAGTGCGACGTGCTCAAGGCCGTGGCCGAGGTGCACGTGATGCGGCGGCCCGAGCAGCAGCGGCTGCGCGAGGCGCAGCGCGCGCTGCTCACCGAGCTGGCCGAGGCGCTGATCGCCCGCGCGCCCGAAGGGCTCGACGCGCAGTACCTCGCCCTCTTCGAGGCCGCGGGCAGCGACGCGGAACGGCTGCGCGTGATCGTCGACCAGCTCGCCGCCCTGACCGACGCGAGCGCCAGGGCCCTGCACGCGCGCCTGGCCACCGGCTGA
- a CDS encoding bifunctional phosphatase PAP2/diacylglycerol kinase family protein, with the protein MGRFGRLDRHIFERVAAAHPPAVQSVLPRLSHAANHGRLWLGTAAVLAAGGRPARRAAFRGVAALALASVTTNTIIKYATRRRRPLIDSVPLARRLARQPLTPSFPSGHSASAAAFATGVALESGALGAAVAPVAAAVAGSRVYVGVHYPSDVVAGCLIGAGAALATVRWWPRRPSPARLVHHGAEAPALPEGEGLVVVINEGAGPGAADTDAERLRAVLPKAEIVQRSGEDDLDALLDEAAERAAGLGGALGVCGGDGSVNAAAARAAAHGLPLAVFPGGTLNHFALDTGIRTFADTGEAVAEGNAISVDLARVRPVDGAEGPTRPFMNTFSIGLYPDLVRMRESLENRIGKWPAAAVSLARVLRTGRPVEIELNGQPHRLWLLFAGNGLYSPEGFAPAHRTHLDDGLLDVRMVFADKPLARTRIVLAALTGTLPRSRVYAASRLRYLHLSKLGPGGSLAVDGEAHPAPEALLLEKRPGSLTVYRPARPGSEPLPCAARPPAPRGTRRG; encoded by the coding sequence ATGGGACGGTTCGGCCGTCTGGACCGGCACATCTTCGAGCGGGTCGCAGCGGCCCACCCGCCCGCCGTCCAGTCCGTGCTGCCGCGCCTGAGCCACGCGGCGAACCACGGGCGGCTGTGGCTCGGCACGGCCGCCGTCCTGGCCGCCGGCGGCCGGCCGGCGCGGCGGGCGGCGTTCCGGGGCGTGGCCGCGCTCGCCCTGGCCTCCGTCACGACGAACACGATCATCAAGTACGCCACGCGGCGCCGGCGGCCCCTGATCGACTCGGTCCCCCTGGCCCGCAGGCTCGCGCGGCAGCCGCTGACCCCGTCGTTCCCCTCGGGGCACTCGGCGTCCGCGGCGGCGTTCGCCACCGGCGTCGCCCTGGAGTCGGGCGCGCTGGGCGCCGCCGTCGCCCCCGTGGCCGCGGCCGTCGCCGGCTCGCGCGTCTACGTGGGCGTGCACTACCCGTCGGATGTCGTCGCCGGGTGCCTCATCGGCGCGGGCGCGGCGCTGGCCACCGTGCGCTGGTGGCCCAGGCGCCCGTCACCGGCCAGGCTCGTGCACCACGGCGCCGAGGCGCCCGCGCTGCCCGAGGGCGAGGGCCTGGTCGTGGTGATCAACGAGGGCGCGGGCCCGGGCGCGGCCGACACCGACGCGGAGCGGCTGCGCGCGGTGCTGCCGAAGGCGGAGATCGTGCAGCGCTCGGGCGAGGACGACCTGGACGCGCTGCTCGACGAGGCCGCCGAGCGCGCGGCCGGGCTCGGCGGCGCGCTCGGCGTGTGCGGCGGCGACGGCAGCGTCAACGCGGCAGCCGCGCGGGCCGCCGCGCACGGCCTGCCGCTGGCGGTCTTCCCCGGCGGCACGCTCAACCACTTCGCGCTCGACACGGGCATCCGCACGTTCGCCGACACGGGCGAGGCGGTCGCGGAGGGGAACGCGATCAGCGTCGATCTCGCCCGTGTCCGCCCGGTGGACGGCGCGGAGGGCCCCACGCGGCCCTTCATGAACACCTTCAGCATCGGCCTGTACCCCGACCTGGTCCGCATGCGCGAATCGCTGGAGAACCGCATCGGGAAGTGGCCCGCGGCGGCCGTTTCGCTGGCCAGGGTGCTGCGGACCGGCCGGCCCGTGGAGATCGAGCTGAACGGGCAGCCGCACCGCCTGTGGCTGCTGTTCGCGGGCAACGGCCTGTACTCGCCCGAGGGGTTCGCGCCCGCGCACCGCACCCACCTGGACGACGGGCTGCTCGACGTGCGCATGGTGTTCGCCGACAAGCCGCTGGCGCGCACCCGGATCGTGCTCGCCGCGCTCACCGGGACGCTGCCGCGCTCCCGCGTGTACGCGGCCTCGCGGCTGCGCTACCTGCACCTGTCGAAGCTCGGCCCCGGCGGCAGCCTGGCCGTCGACGGCGAGGCGCACCCGGCGCCGGAGGCGCTGCTGCTGGAGAAGCGCCCGGGCAGTCTCACCGTCTACCGGCCTGCGCGCCCGGGGAGCGAGCCGCTTCCCTGCGCCGCCCGCCCGCCCGCTCCGCGCGGTACGCGGCGGGGCTGA
- a CDS encoding CatB-related O-acetyltransferase: MQPVPADPTVLHPMPEHPRVLLLKPLVKSPLIEVGDFTYYDDPDDPTAFETRNVLYHYGPERLVIGKYCALGTGTRFIMNGANHRMDGPSTFPFPTMGGSWAEHFDLITDLPGRGDTVVGNDVWFGHGATVMPGVRIGHGAIIAAGAVVTGDVPDYGIVGGNPARLIRTRYDAADVDRLLAVAWWDWPVQHLTRHVRTIMSGTVASLEEAAAQIDQP, translated from the coding sequence ATGCAGCCCGTTCCCGCCGACCCCACCGTGCTCCACCCGATGCCCGAGCACCCGCGCGTGCTCCTGCTCAAGCCGCTGGTGAAGTCGCCGCTGATCGAGGTCGGCGACTTCACCTACTACGACGATCCGGACGACCCGACCGCGTTCGAGACGCGCAACGTCCTGTACCACTACGGCCCCGAGCGGCTTGTCATCGGCAAGTACTGCGCGCTGGGGACGGGCACCCGGTTCATCATGAACGGCGCCAACCACCGCATGGACGGTCCTTCCACCTTCCCGTTCCCCACCATGGGGGGCTCCTGGGCGGAGCATTTCGACCTGATCACCGACCTGCCCGGCCGGGGCGACACAGTCGTCGGCAACGACGTGTGGTTCGGCCACGGCGCCACGGTCATGCCCGGTGTACGCATCGGCCACGGCGCGATCATCGCCGCCGGCGCCGTGGTCACCGGCGACGTCCCCGACTACGGCATCGTCGGCGGCAACCCCGCCCGGCTCATCCGCACCCGCTACGACGCTGCGGACGTCGACCGGCTTCTCGCCGTGGCGTGGTGGGACTGGCCCGTGCAGCACCTCACCAGGCATGTACGGACGATCATGTCGGGGACCGTCGCCTCCCTGGAGGAGGCCGCCGCGCAGATCGACCAGCCCTGA